Within Oceanidesulfovibrio indonesiensis, the genomic segment CGTGCCCCTGGCCGTGATATTCTCCACGCTGGCTGCGCTCACCGTTGTTCCCTGGCTTTCCTACCATCTCATCAAGCGCCGGGTGGAGAAGGGAACGGCGCCGGCCGCGTCCACTACTCCCACGATGGAGGACGCGACACAATTCGAGGACACGACGCCGGCCTGGGTTCGCAGCACCTATCGCCGCCTGCTCGGACCATTCCTGGCCTCGCGCGGCATGCGCGTGGGACTGCTGGTGGCGGTGCTCGCGCTGCTGGCCGGCTCGCTCGCTCTCGCCGGTCTGCGGTACGTGCCGCTTAAAATGCTGCCATACGACAACAAGGATGAGTTGCAACTTGTCATCGATCTGCCCGAGGGCTCCAGCCTGGAGGATACGGACCGCGTGGTGCGCGTATTCGAGGAGTATCTGCGCACGGTGCCCGAGGTGACGACGTACGTGACATACACGGGCGATTCCTCACCGATCGATTTCAACGGCCTGGTCAGGCAGTACTATCTGCGCGAGGAACCGCATCAGGCGGACGTCCGCATCAACCTCGCGGCCAAGGACGATCGGGTCATGCAGTCCCACGACATCGTGCTGCGGCTGCGCGGCGACCTGGAGGCGATTGCGGAGCGCGAAGGCGCGACCCTGAAGATCGTGGAGTCCCCTCCGGGTCCTCCGGTTGTCGCCACGCTCACGGCCGAAATCTCCGGCCGGCCGGACACACCGTACGAGGATATAATCGCCGCCGCGAAAGAACTCATGGCCATGATGGAGGAGGAGCCCGGGGTCACGGACATCGACGCGAGCTTCGAGGATCCTTCGAGGCGTTTGAACTTCGTGGTGGACAAGCAGAAGGCCGCGCTGCACGGCGTGACCACCGAGGCCATCACCGAAACACTGCGCATCGCCGTGGGCGGCGCGGCCCCCGCCACCATCCATCTGCCGGATGAGCGTCAGCCTTTGTACATTCGGGTCATCCTGCCGCGGGAGCTGAGGGTTTCCGAGGCCAATCTCACGCGGATTCCGGTGCGTACGGAATCCGGAGCAATGATCGAGTTGGGCGAGTTGGGCGCGTTCGAGGTTCTGGCCGAGGACCAGCCCATTTTTCACAAAAACCTGAACCGAGTAGTCTGGGTCTTTGCGGAGATGGCGGGCCGGCCTCCCGGGGAAGCGGTGCTCGATCTCGATTCGCGTCTCAAGCAGGAGCCGCTGCCGCCGGGAATCCGGGTGGACTGGGCCAGCGAAGGGGAGTGGAAGATAACCCTGCGCGTGTTTCGCGATCTGGGCCTGGCCTTCGGCGCGGCGCTGGTCTCTATTTACATACTGCTGGTCCTGCAGACCAACTCCTTTTCCATGCCGCTGCTCCTGATGACGGCCATACCGCTCACGCTGCTCGGCATCATGCCCGGGTTCTGGCTGATGAACGTCTTCTTCACTTCGAGCATTGGCGGGTACACGAATAATGTGTTTTTCACAGCCACGTCCATGATCGGGATGATCGCCCTGGGGGGCATAGTCATACGAAATTCGCTGGTTCTCCTGGAGTTCATCGAGGAGAGCCGAGCCCAGGGCATGGATGTGAAGGAAGCGATTCTGGAGAGCGGTGCGGTGCGTTTCAGGCCCATCGTGCTCACGGCGTTGACCACGGCCCTGGGCGCATGGCCCATCACACTGGACCCCATATTCTCCGGACTTGCCTGGGCGCTCATCTTCGGCCTCGTGGCGTCCACGGCGTTCACCCTGCTGGTGGTGCCGGTTGGCTACTACGTCACCCGCGGGCGGAAGCCGATGCAGGTGTGAGGTCGCTGGTGCGTGTTTCTGTACCCTGGGTAAGGCGGTGCGAGGTGAGAACCCCTTTTGAAATGACACCCTCTCGCAACGCCTTGCCCAAGCGTTTCATATAGGTGTTTTGTATGATTCAGGGTCAGGGGATCAGCGCTCCTGGCGGGGGGGCCGGGGGCAGAGTCCTCGGGCTATACCCTCAGGAAGGAAGCCGCCGACGTTTGCCGGGCGTTGGTTTTTCATCTAGGGTCGCGCCCGAATCCACCCAAGGAGTTGCACCATGGCCGAACACGACGAGACTCAGGAATTTCTCAACAGCCTCCCCGAGCTGAAGCACGGCGAGAAGTTCTGCTTCGCCTGCCACCCGAGCATCGAATGCTTCAACGCGTGCTGCGCCGATCTCAACCTTTCCCTCACTCCGTACGATGCGTTGCGACTGCGCCGCGCTCTGGGCGAGGACAGCGAGACTTTCCTGACCACACGCACCGATATCACCACGTACCCGGATACGGGCTTTCCT encodes:
- a CDS encoding efflux RND transporter permease subunit: MADPRPRGVIESIVATFLDGKQAILLLIFALCLGATAVLVTPREEEPQIVVPMADIMVQVPGASAEEVEKLVTAPLERILWQIDGVEYVYANARRDMAMATVRFFVGEDRERSLIKLHNAITTNQDLVPDIVTGWAVKPREVDDVPILLLTFYSDTYDDYALRRIAEEFYHRLAEEEDISRLELVGGRSREVRVDLSPERLAGFNISAQDVVRALGGADASVTAGTATLDNETFSVTSDSFLMEPGELGSLVVGVFEDKPVSLSDVAEIRDGPEEPSAYSRLGFSYHHARQRAELGILPGQAASATGDAQRLSDELAFPAVTLAIAKKKGTNAVNVARRVVDRSESLIHLLPDGVRVEITRDYGKTAQSKVNELLTSLFFAIVTVVVLLAIALGRREALVVAVSVPVSFALALFVSMLLGYTINRVTLFALILSLGLVVDDPIMNVDNIQRHILMRRQNPFRATLTAVREVLPPVLLSTLAIIVSFAPMFFITGMMGPYMAPMAANVPLAVIFSTLAALTVVPWLSYHLIKRRVEKGTAPAASTTPTMEDATQFEDTTPAWVRSTYRRLLGPFLASRGMRVGLLVAVLALLAGSLALAGLRYVPLKMLPYDNKDELQLVIDLPEGSSLEDTDRVVRVFEEYLRTVPEVTTYVTYTGDSSPIDFNGLVRQYYLREEPHQADVRINLAAKDDRVMQSHDIVLRLRGDLEAIAEREGATLKIVESPPGPPVVATLTAEISGRPDTPYEDIIAAAKELMAMMEEEPGVTDIDASFEDPSRRLNFVVDKQKAALHGVTTEAITETLRIAVGGAAPATIHLPDERQPLYIRVILPRELRVSEANLTRIPVRTESGAMIELGELGAFEVLAEDQPIFHKNLNRVVWVFAEMAGRPPGEAVLDLDSRLKQEPLPPGIRVDWASEGEWKITLRVFRDLGLAFGAALVSIYILLVLQTNSFSMPLLLMTAIPLTLLGIMPGFWLMNVFFTSSIGGYTNNVFFTATSMIGMIALGGIVIRNSLVLLEFIEESRAQGMDVKEAILESGAVRFRPIVLTALTTALGAWPITLDPIFSGLAWALIFGLVASTAFTLLVVPVGYYVTRGRKPMQV